In Falco cherrug isolate bFalChe1 chromosome 2, bFalChe1.pri, whole genome shotgun sequence, the following are encoded in one genomic region:
- the NUMA1 gene encoding nuclear mitotic apparatus protein 1 isoform X2 — protein MPLHEARAAALLAWVNSTKACTHPLDDLSQLQDCSVFIRIINKIHRSKEGESVLEQPLPERISFICGFLEKYCKHKLAAENLVLSQKLLEGEELALAKVTVLLLYYTSMSCKSPEDWKEFDYETQVELASILKFVLDSEESLDESLEMFLQRKAPLSASSSSSEEHSLLFSFPHKQELRFLELKNIVSSSDSPLPSTPFLPVGGVMQTPQFQLQRLKKQLAFERQNRDELEVELAENLKLIMEKEAQITVMQQRIDHLVLLNKRQAADQLEPKEMEELRERNESLTVRLHNTLKQCQDLKTEKGQMERKIDQLSEENGDLSFKLREIASRMVRVQEALNELSEEHNVTLAQSREKQGQLEDELCASLQEKKYLEEKIEILQGKISVLEDQLAKLEDCSTQEKGEVMGDILKLEELKQEVSSLVTKGAELQATILRLEEEKQQLSGLVASLQSSLSESHQARERLVQDLQAWEASEPSRQQEQEVEVKKLSRELTLLSTRLEESLREMARREEEAECLHQEVERAKVDCAAERACKAELEEQLQNSLNEQRVHQEELARCWELMKEKDGELDELRQKNISQDEELRDLQKTVSKLKGELSLEMAKERVPKGDKLQGFSEATQSRDVEGDNIKATCSKEMSLKSLEEKTHDREQEAGLSQDLYQGKLKESHVLSLQVEELAQQEAMATLEQVEAKAEMAEALREAAQQKEKALELQKELQKGRELTQSKTAVTAAEKELASLSSAVQEKGWSEESWKEELEKQRLTIKALKRDQRFQREREDKLRQEVKVCQDQCLQKEQQLAALQREFNSAQVERASLESQHCQELEQRAKTLAALQAELAKARLEATEVPSLRERLAEQDWANRQLQVEAAEQAARLAGLQQAEETWSRGQQWLEAELGRFMEQHTQNMKRLQELAASSQQEAEEVLRKLEIRTNEYETSKAVALEEKRRMTAQVEELNEKLTQHEKAVQTQEQRVKVLEGELQAEATRQQEKVAELQAQLTQKEQAAKHYKEQMEKAKMCYDAEKQQNQDLAEKLKAMEQLQKENAELRMESERLAKELEQSILQVRESELSCQNLTSQVCSLEAQVELANQQLQELGKFQGAADTLKGQETFCQNPADLSTDSLDLGVGEAQPLNATRKAGCPQLEASVPPGNEESLASKQLPRKAESLESLHFAPRHSHRQLHLGTSAHSLGDLSLHSGDKTPPTLKVSGGSPGCGAGQGSPAERDMAKTEQLDSADISCTTSAAQPPNAAPGTSTGSLTSILSREALIKQETSSPQELPSNPALLGLPGYRPVTRSSARQLQSRDSSSLDQSNIYLGTCQDEPEQLDWQRIAELQQRNQACPPHLKSCYPLERTSSGTITDEQVKTGDPEETLRRFSMQPPQRATWHSTLAGSWQQRKHLLDESYQETDTPQSKKWSSCFLLPQPRRECSEPCSSEGPSKQPGPSGQVSSRAWSSLLWQGKWGGKKKVMTILFCTFFYRLRSISHPRTSASRAACQAPAGSQAPAGRRESTSRWGLASSTRQRGWGPACCAGRLGSKPHPRDLAAAPAAHPALLLPRPPRTRPVTKKRSPEVPCLGGKYLLSPPCSLCPGPSLHPPLPSAHPALWIHPQGGWG, from the exons ATGCCTCTTCACGAAGCGAGAGCTGCGGCTCTCCTTGCTTGG GTGAACAGCACAAAAGCTTGTACTCATCCCCTTGATGATCTGTCACAGCTCCAGGACTGCAGTGTCTTCATCAGAATCATCAACAAAAT CCACAGGAGCAAGGAGGGGGagtctgtgctggagcagccacTGCCAGAGAGGATCTCCTTCATCTGTGGCTTCCTGGAGA AGTACTGCAAGCACAAACTGGCTGCAGAGAACCTGGTCTTGTCACAGAAACTCctggagggagaggagctggcGTTGGCCAAG GTGACTGTGCTGCTCCTGTATTACACCTCCATGAGCTGCAAGAGCCCTGAGGACTGGAAAGAGTTTGACTATGAGACCCAG GTTGAGCTGGCATCAATCCTCAAATTTGTGCTGGATAGTGAGGAAAGCCTGGATGAAAGCCTGGAGAtgtttctgcagaggaaag CACCGTTGTCtgcatccagcagcagctccgAGGAGCACTCCCTGCTGTTCTCCTTCCCACACAAGCAAGAACTGCGTTTTCTGGAGCTGAAGAATATTGTGTCCTCCTCAGATTC ACCGCTGCCCAGCACACCGTTCTTGCCCGTGGGGGGAGTCATGCAGACCCCTCAGTTCCAGCTGCAACGCCTGAAGAAGCAACTGGCTTTTGAGAGACAGAACCGGGATGAGCTGGAGGTGGAGCTGGCAGAGAATCTCAAGCTCATTATGGAGAAGG AGGCTCAGATCACCGTGATGCAGCAGCGGATTGATCACTTAGTTCTGCTCAACAAGAGGCAAGCTGCAGACCAGCTGGAGCCAAAGGAAATGGAGGAGCTGAGGGAGAGGAATGAGAG CCTCACGGTGCGCCTGCACAACACCCTCAAGCAGTGCCAGGACTTGAAGACTGAAAAAGGCCAGATGGAGCGGAAAATCGACCAGCTCTCTGAGGAGAACGGGGACCTTTCCTTCAAG cTGCGGGAGATTGCCAGCCGCATGGTCCGGGTGCAGGAAGCCCTGAATGAGCTCTCGGAGGAGCACAACGTGACCCTGGCACAGTCGCGGGAAaagcagggacagctggaggATGAGCTGTGTGCTTCCCTGCAGGAGAAG AAATACTTAGAAGAGAAGATCGAGATTCTCCAGGGGAAGATTTCTGTGCTGGAGGACCAGCTGGCCAAGCTGGAGGACTGCAGCAcccaggagaagggagaggtCATGGGTGACATACTGAAG CTGGAAGAGCTGAAGCAGGAGGTATCCAGCCTTGTCACTAAAGGGGCTGAGCTCCAGGCCACCATCCTGcggctggaggaggagaagcagcagctgagtggCCTTGTTGCCAGCCTTCAGAGCTCCCTCTCTGAGAGCCACCAGGCCAGGGAGAGGCTGGTGCAGGACCTGCAGGCATGGGAGGCCAGCgagcccagcaggcagcaggagcaggaagtGGAGGTAAAGAAACTGTCTAGGGAGTTGACCCTGCTGAGTACCAGGCTGGAGGAGTCACTGCGGGAGATGGCACGCCGGGAGGAGGAAGCTGAATGCTTGCATCAGGAGGTGGAACGGGCCAAGGTGGACTGTGCTGCTGAGCGAGCCTGtaaggcagagctggaggaacAGCTGCAAAACTCGCTCAATGAGCAGAGGGTGCACCAGGAGGAGCTGGCCCGATGCTGGGAGCTGATGAAGGAGAAGGATGGGGAGCTGGATGAGCTCCGCCAGAAAAACATCTCACAGGATGAAGAGCTGAGGGACCTGCAGAAGACTGTCAGCAAGCTGAAAGGAGAGCTTTCTTTGGAGATGGCCAAGGAGCGGGTGCCCAAAGGGGACAAACTGCAGGGATTCTCAGAGGCCACCCAGAGCAGGGATGTGGAGGGGGACAACATCAAGGCTACCTGCTCAAAAGAGATGTCCCTCAAAAGCTTGGAGGAGAAGACTCATGACAGGGAGCAGGAAGCTGGCTTGAGCCAAGACCTTTACCAGGGGAAGCTGAAGGAGAGCCATGTGCTTAGTTTGCAAGTGGAGGAGCTGGCGCAGCAGGAGGCTATGGCCACCCTTGAGCAAGTGGAAGCCAAGGCGGAAATGGCAGAGGCTTTGAGGGAAGCAGCCCAGCAGAAGGAGAAGGCAttggagctgcagaaggaactACAAAAGGGCAGGGAGCTGACCCAGAGCAAAAcagctgtcacagctgctgAGAAGGAGCTGGCATCCCTCTCTTCTGCAGTGCAGGAGAAAGGCTGGTcagaggagagctggaaagaggagctggagaagcagcggTTGACTATCAAGGCTCTGAAGAGAGACCAACGTTTCCAGAGAGAGCGGGAGGACAAGCTGCGTCAGGAGGTGAAGGTCTGCCAGGACCAGTGCCTCCAGAAGGAGCAGCAACTTGCTGCCCTGCAGCGGGAGTTTAACAGTGCCCAGGTGGAGCGTGCCTCCCTGGagagccagcactgccaggagctggagcagagggcgAAAACCCTGGCTGCTCTACAAGCAGAGCTGGcaaaggccaggctggaggcgACTGAAGTGCCATCCCTGCGGGAGCGATTAGCAGAGCAGGACTGGGCCAACCGGCAGCTGCAGGtagaggcagcagagcaggcggcacggctggcagggctgcagcaggctgaggaGACCTGGAGCCGTGGGCAGCAGTGGCTTGAAGCGGAGCTGGGCCGGTTCATGGAGCAGCATACGCAGAATATGAagcggctgcaggagctggcagccagcagtcagcaggaggctgaggaggTATTGCGCAAGTTGGAGATAAGGACTAATGAGTATGAGACCAGCAAGGCAGTGGCTctggaggagaagaggaggatgaCTGCTCAG gtggaggagctgaatgAAAAGCTGACCCAGCACGAGAAGGCTGTCCAAACCCAGGAGCAGAGAGTTAAG GTGCTGGAAGGGGAACTGCAGGCAGAGGCCACCCGCCAGCAGGAGAAGGTGGCAGAGCTTCAGGCACAGCTCACCCAGAAGGAACAGGCAGCCAAGCACTACAAAGAGCAG atggagaaagcaaaaatgtgctatgatgcagagaagcagcagaaccaGGATCTGGCAGAGAAGCTGAAGGCCATGGAGCAACTGCAGAAAGAGAATGCGGAGCTGCGGATGGAGTCAGAGAGGTTGGCcaaggagctggagcagagcatccTGCAGGTCAGGGAGTCAGAACTGAGCTGCCAGAACCTCACCAGCCAGGTCTGCAGTCTGGAGGCTCAg GTGGAGCTTGCCAATCAGCAGCTACAGGAGCTTGGCAAGTTCCAGGGGGCAGCAGACACGCTGAAGGGCCAGGAGACTTTCTGCCAGAACCCTGCTGATCTCAGCACTGACAGCCTTGACCTCGGCGTTGGTGAAGCACAGCCACTTAATGCCACCAG GAAGGCTGGCTGCCCACAGCTGGAGGCCTCGGTGCCACCAGGCAATGAAGAGTCACTGGCATCCAAGCAGCTGCCCCGCAAGGCAGAATCCCTGGAGAGCCTCCACTTCGCTCCTCGCCACAGCCACAGGCAACTCCACCTGGGGACCAGTGCCCACTCCCTGGGTGACCTCTCGCTTCACTCCGGAGACAAGACCCCACCGACCTTGAAAGTGAGTGGTGGGTCCCCTGGGTGTGGGGCAGGACAGGGATCCCCTGCAGAAAGAGATATG GCCAAGACTGAGCAACTGGACAGTGCTGACATCTCCTGTACCAcctcagcagctcagcccccaaATGCTGCTCCTGGCACCTCCACAGGGTCTCTCACCAGCATCCTCTCCCGGGAGGCCCTCATCAAGCAGGAAACCTCCTCCCCACAGGAGCTCCCCAGCAATCCAGCACTGTTGGGCCTCCCCGGCTACCGGCCGGTCACTcgcagctctgccaggcagtTGCAGAGCAGGGACAGCTCCAGCCTTG ACCAGAGCAACATCTACCTGGGCACATGCCAGGATGAGCCAGAGCAGCTGGACTGGCAGCGcattgcagagctgcagcagcgtAACCAGGCCTGCCCGCCCCACCTGAAGAGCTGCTACCCCCTGGAGAGG ACCTCCAGCGGGACCATCACCGATGAGCAGGTGAAGACTGGTGACCCAGAGGAGACACTGCGACGATTCAGCATGCAGCCCCCTCAGAGGGCCACTTggcacagcaccctggctggcagctggcagcaaagGAAGCACCTCCTGGATGAGTCCTACCAGGAGACTGACACCCCCCAG TCAAAGAAGTGGAGCAGCTGcttcctgctgccccagccccgcagggaATGCAGTGAGCCGTGCAGCTCTGAGGGCCCGAGCAAGCAGCCAGGCCCCAGCGGGCAGGTGAGCAGCAGGGCctggagcagcctgctctggcaAGGAAagtggggggggaaaaaaaaagtcatgacCATCCTGTTCTGCACCTTCTTCTACAGGCTGAGAAGCATCAGCCACCCCAGGACTTCAGCAAGCCGGGCAGCTTGCCAGGCCCCAGCGGGCAGCCAGGCCCCAGCGGGCAG GCGCGAAAGCACCAGTCGCTGGGGTTTAGCATCCTCAACACGCCAAAGAGGCTGGGGACCAGCCTGCTGCGCCGGGCGGCTTGGCAGCAAACCTCATCCAAGAGATCTGGCAGCAGCACCCGCCGCTCACCCCGCATTGCTGCTGCCAAGGCCCCCAAGGACAAG GCCAGTCACCAAGAAAAGAAGTCCTGAGGTGCCCTGCCTGGGGGGGAAGTATCTCCTATCTCCCCCGTGCTCGCTCTGCCCTGGACCCAGTCTGCACCCCCCACTTCCCTCTGCCCACCCAGCACTGTGGATACATCCCCAGGGGGGATGGGGCTAG
- the NUMA1 gene encoding nuclear mitotic apparatus protein 1 isoform X3 translates to MPLHEARAAALLAWVNSTKACTHPLDDLSQLQDCSVFIRIINKIHRSKEGESVLEQPLPERISFICGFLEKYCKHKLAAENLVLSQKLLEGEELALAKVTVLLLYYTSMSCKSPEDWKEFDYETQVELASILKFVLDSEESLDESLEMFLQRKAPLSASSSSSEEHSLLFSFPHKQELRFLELKNIVSSSDSPLPSTPFLPVGGVMQTPQFQLQRLKKQLAFERQNRDELEVELAENLKLIMEKEAQITVMQQRIDHLVLLNKRQAADQLEPKEMEELRERNESLTVRLHNTLKQCQDLKTEKGQMERKIDQLSEENGDLSFKLREIASRMVRVQEALNELSEEHNVTLAQSREKQGQLEDELCASLQEKKYLEEKIEILQGKISVLEDQLAKLEDCSTQEKGEVMGDILKLEELKQEVSSLVTKGAELQATILRLEEEKQQLSGLVASLQSSLSESHQARERLVQDLQAWEASEPSRQQEQEVEVKKLSRELTLLSTRLEESLREMARREEEAECLHQEVERAKVDCAAERACKAELEEQLQNSLNEQRVHQEELARCWELMKEKDGELDELRQKNISQDEELRDLQKTVSKLKGELSLEMAKERVPKGDKLQGFSEATQSRDVEGDNIKATCSKEMSLKSLEEKTHDREQEAGLSQDLYQGKLKESHVLSLQVEELAQQEAMATLEQVEAKAEMAEALREAAQQKEKALELQKELQKGRELTQSKTAVTAAEKELASLSSAVQEKGWSEESWKEELEKQRLTIKALKRDQRFQREREDKLRQEVKVCQDQCLQKEQQLAALQREFNSAQVERASLESQHCQELEQRAKTLAALQAELAKARLEATEVPSLRERLAEQDWANRQLQVEAAEQAARLAGLQQAEETWSRGQQWLEAELGRFMEQHTQNMKRLQELAASSQQEAEEVLRKLEIRTNEYETSKAVALEEKRRMTAQVEELNEKLTQHEKAVQTQEQRVKVLEGELQAEATRQQEKVAELQAQLTQKEQAAKHYKEQMEKAKMCYDAEKQQNQDLAEKLKAMEQLQKENAELRMESERLAKELEQSILQVRESELSCQNLTSQVCSLEAQVELANQQLQELGKFQGAADTLKGQETFCQNPADLSTDSLDLGVGEAQPLNATRKAGCPQLEASVPPGNEESLASKQLPRKAESLESLHFAPRHSHRQLHLGTSAHSLGDLSLHSGDKTPPTLKAKTEQLDSADISCTTSAAQPPNAAPGTSTGSLTSILSREALIKQETSSPQELPSNPALLGLPGYRPVTRSSARQLQSRDSSSLDQSNIYLGTCQDEPEQLDWQRIAELQQRNQACPPHLKSCYPLERTSSGTITDEQVKTGDPEETLRRFSMQPPQRATWHSTLAGSWQQRKHLLDESYQETDTPQSKKWSSCFLLPQPRRECSEPCSSEGPSKQPGPSGQAEKHQPPQDFSKPGSLPGPSGQPGPSGQARKHQSLGFSILNTPKRLGTSLLRRAAWQQTSSKRSGSSTRRSPRIAAAKAPKDKVGTANPLQQAPQPSAVGGVVRRSTCSPQCPKPLPWSHGGKGGGNQSLQCHGGSRVQVWAQPPPGQWPWFTVTNVSSLLCPFQASHQEKKS, encoded by the exons ATGCCTCTTCACGAAGCGAGAGCTGCGGCTCTCCTTGCTTGG GTGAACAGCACAAAAGCTTGTACTCATCCCCTTGATGATCTGTCACAGCTCCAGGACTGCAGTGTCTTCATCAGAATCATCAACAAAAT CCACAGGAGCAAGGAGGGGGagtctgtgctggagcagccacTGCCAGAGAGGATCTCCTTCATCTGTGGCTTCCTGGAGA AGTACTGCAAGCACAAACTGGCTGCAGAGAACCTGGTCTTGTCACAGAAACTCctggagggagaggagctggcGTTGGCCAAG GTGACTGTGCTGCTCCTGTATTACACCTCCATGAGCTGCAAGAGCCCTGAGGACTGGAAAGAGTTTGACTATGAGACCCAG GTTGAGCTGGCATCAATCCTCAAATTTGTGCTGGATAGTGAGGAAAGCCTGGATGAAAGCCTGGAGAtgtttctgcagaggaaag CACCGTTGTCtgcatccagcagcagctccgAGGAGCACTCCCTGCTGTTCTCCTTCCCACACAAGCAAGAACTGCGTTTTCTGGAGCTGAAGAATATTGTGTCCTCCTCAGATTC ACCGCTGCCCAGCACACCGTTCTTGCCCGTGGGGGGAGTCATGCAGACCCCTCAGTTCCAGCTGCAACGCCTGAAGAAGCAACTGGCTTTTGAGAGACAGAACCGGGATGAGCTGGAGGTGGAGCTGGCAGAGAATCTCAAGCTCATTATGGAGAAGG AGGCTCAGATCACCGTGATGCAGCAGCGGATTGATCACTTAGTTCTGCTCAACAAGAGGCAAGCTGCAGACCAGCTGGAGCCAAAGGAAATGGAGGAGCTGAGGGAGAGGAATGAGAG CCTCACGGTGCGCCTGCACAACACCCTCAAGCAGTGCCAGGACTTGAAGACTGAAAAAGGCCAGATGGAGCGGAAAATCGACCAGCTCTCTGAGGAGAACGGGGACCTTTCCTTCAAG cTGCGGGAGATTGCCAGCCGCATGGTCCGGGTGCAGGAAGCCCTGAATGAGCTCTCGGAGGAGCACAACGTGACCCTGGCACAGTCGCGGGAAaagcagggacagctggaggATGAGCTGTGTGCTTCCCTGCAGGAGAAG AAATACTTAGAAGAGAAGATCGAGATTCTCCAGGGGAAGATTTCTGTGCTGGAGGACCAGCTGGCCAAGCTGGAGGACTGCAGCAcccaggagaagggagaggtCATGGGTGACATACTGAAG CTGGAAGAGCTGAAGCAGGAGGTATCCAGCCTTGTCACTAAAGGGGCTGAGCTCCAGGCCACCATCCTGcggctggaggaggagaagcagcagctgagtggCCTTGTTGCCAGCCTTCAGAGCTCCCTCTCTGAGAGCCACCAGGCCAGGGAGAGGCTGGTGCAGGACCTGCAGGCATGGGAGGCCAGCgagcccagcaggcagcaggagcaggaagtGGAGGTAAAGAAACTGTCTAGGGAGTTGACCCTGCTGAGTACCAGGCTGGAGGAGTCACTGCGGGAGATGGCACGCCGGGAGGAGGAAGCTGAATGCTTGCATCAGGAGGTGGAACGGGCCAAGGTGGACTGTGCTGCTGAGCGAGCCTGtaaggcagagctggaggaacAGCTGCAAAACTCGCTCAATGAGCAGAGGGTGCACCAGGAGGAGCTGGCCCGATGCTGGGAGCTGATGAAGGAGAAGGATGGGGAGCTGGATGAGCTCCGCCAGAAAAACATCTCACAGGATGAAGAGCTGAGGGACCTGCAGAAGACTGTCAGCAAGCTGAAAGGAGAGCTTTCTTTGGAGATGGCCAAGGAGCGGGTGCCCAAAGGGGACAAACTGCAGGGATTCTCAGAGGCCACCCAGAGCAGGGATGTGGAGGGGGACAACATCAAGGCTACCTGCTCAAAAGAGATGTCCCTCAAAAGCTTGGAGGAGAAGACTCATGACAGGGAGCAGGAAGCTGGCTTGAGCCAAGACCTTTACCAGGGGAAGCTGAAGGAGAGCCATGTGCTTAGTTTGCAAGTGGAGGAGCTGGCGCAGCAGGAGGCTATGGCCACCCTTGAGCAAGTGGAAGCCAAGGCGGAAATGGCAGAGGCTTTGAGGGAAGCAGCCCAGCAGAAGGAGAAGGCAttggagctgcagaaggaactACAAAAGGGCAGGGAGCTGACCCAGAGCAAAAcagctgtcacagctgctgAGAAGGAGCTGGCATCCCTCTCTTCTGCAGTGCAGGAGAAAGGCTGGTcagaggagagctggaaagaggagctggagaagcagcggTTGACTATCAAGGCTCTGAAGAGAGACCAACGTTTCCAGAGAGAGCGGGAGGACAAGCTGCGTCAGGAGGTGAAGGTCTGCCAGGACCAGTGCCTCCAGAAGGAGCAGCAACTTGCTGCCCTGCAGCGGGAGTTTAACAGTGCCCAGGTGGAGCGTGCCTCCCTGGagagccagcactgccaggagctggagcagagggcgAAAACCCTGGCTGCTCTACAAGCAGAGCTGGcaaaggccaggctggaggcgACTGAAGTGCCATCCCTGCGGGAGCGATTAGCAGAGCAGGACTGGGCCAACCGGCAGCTGCAGGtagaggcagcagagcaggcggcacggctggcagggctgcagcaggctgaggaGACCTGGAGCCGTGGGCAGCAGTGGCTTGAAGCGGAGCTGGGCCGGTTCATGGAGCAGCATACGCAGAATATGAagcggctgcaggagctggcagccagcagtcagcaggaggctgaggaggTATTGCGCAAGTTGGAGATAAGGACTAATGAGTATGAGACCAGCAAGGCAGTGGCTctggaggagaagaggaggatgaCTGCTCAG gtggaggagctgaatgAAAAGCTGACCCAGCACGAGAAGGCTGTCCAAACCCAGGAGCAGAGAGTTAAG GTGCTGGAAGGGGAACTGCAGGCAGAGGCCACCCGCCAGCAGGAGAAGGTGGCAGAGCTTCAGGCACAGCTCACCCAGAAGGAACAGGCAGCCAAGCACTACAAAGAGCAG atggagaaagcaaaaatgtgctatgatgcagagaagcagcagaaccaGGATCTGGCAGAGAAGCTGAAGGCCATGGAGCAACTGCAGAAAGAGAATGCGGAGCTGCGGATGGAGTCAGAGAGGTTGGCcaaggagctggagcagagcatccTGCAGGTCAGGGAGTCAGAACTGAGCTGCCAGAACCTCACCAGCCAGGTCTGCAGTCTGGAGGCTCAg GTGGAGCTTGCCAATCAGCAGCTACAGGAGCTTGGCAAGTTCCAGGGGGCAGCAGACACGCTGAAGGGCCAGGAGACTTTCTGCCAGAACCCTGCTGATCTCAGCACTGACAGCCTTGACCTCGGCGTTGGTGAAGCACAGCCACTTAATGCCACCAG GAAGGCTGGCTGCCCACAGCTGGAGGCCTCGGTGCCACCAGGCAATGAAGAGTCACTGGCATCCAAGCAGCTGCCCCGCAAGGCAGAATCCCTGGAGAGCCTCCACTTCGCTCCTCGCCACAGCCACAGGCAACTCCACCTGGGGACCAGTGCCCACTCCCTGGGTGACCTCTCGCTTCACTCCGGAGACAAGACCCCACCGACCTTGAAA GCCAAGACTGAGCAACTGGACAGTGCTGACATCTCCTGTACCAcctcagcagctcagcccccaaATGCTGCTCCTGGCACCTCCACAGGGTCTCTCACCAGCATCCTCTCCCGGGAGGCCCTCATCAAGCAGGAAACCTCCTCCCCACAGGAGCTCCCCAGCAATCCAGCACTGTTGGGCCTCCCCGGCTACCGGCCGGTCACTcgcagctctgccaggcagtTGCAGAGCAGGGACAGCTCCAGCCTTG ACCAGAGCAACATCTACCTGGGCACATGCCAGGATGAGCCAGAGCAGCTGGACTGGCAGCGcattgcagagctgcagcagcgtAACCAGGCCTGCCCGCCCCACCTGAAGAGCTGCTACCCCCTGGAGAGG ACCTCCAGCGGGACCATCACCGATGAGCAGGTGAAGACTGGTGACCCAGAGGAGACACTGCGACGATTCAGCATGCAGCCCCCTCAGAGGGCCACTTggcacagcaccctggctggcagctggcagcaaagGAAGCACCTCCTGGATGAGTCCTACCAGGAGACTGACACCCCCCAG TCAAAGAAGTGGAGCAGCTGcttcctgctgccccagccccgcagggaATGCAGTGAGCCGTGCAGCTCTGAGGGCCCGAGCAAGCAGCCAGGCCCCAGCGGGCAG GCTGAGAAGCATCAGCCACCCCAGGACTTCAGCAAGCCGGGCAGCTTGCCAGGCCCCAGCGGGCAGCCAGGCCCCAGCGGGCAG GCGCGAAAGCACCAGTCGCTGGGGTTTAGCATCCTCAACACGCCAAAGAGGCTGGGGACCAGCCTGCTGCGCCGGGCGGCTTGGCAGCAAACCTCATCCAAGAGATCTGGCAGCAGCACCCGCCGCTCACCCCGCATTGCTGCTGCCAAGGCCCCCAAGGACAAGGTAGGCACAGCCAACCCCCTGCAGCAAGCTCCCCAGCCTTCTGCAGTGGGGGGCGTTGTAAGGAGAAGCACATGCTCACCCCAGTGCCCCAAACCCCTGCCCTGGTCTCATGGAGgcaaggggggggggaaccagTCCCTGCAGTGCCACGGAGGCAGCAGGGTCCAAGTGTGGGCACAGCCACCTCCAGGGCAGTGGCCATGGTTCACAGTCACTAAtgtctcctctctgctttgtcCCTTCCAGGCCAGTCACCAAGAAAAGAAGTCCTGA